One Helianthus annuus cultivar XRQ/B chromosome 12, HanXRQr2.0-SUNRISE, whole genome shotgun sequence genomic region harbors:
- the LOC110894626 gene encoding protein SPT2 homolog isoform X2 — protein sequence MAEYDLDEYEDYEDDVGEYEDEGGEYEEEEEEEERLPTQEEMEYLELRQKLKESIRKKMKKDPGSGIGNSLQKKSKMPYDNFGSFFGPSQPVIAQRVIQESKSLLENPHLAERISKAKTVQNKGGSSTTVVSKPRPNGQQPQRVNNMARPKAKIQMLKNTRDYSFLLSDDAELPVPQKIPPKSVPPPKPENHSSQRQSTNSGRKVINGHHEERKPLPTSSQTRPKPGQQSQRPSTSNRLPSTSSDSRKQVSRNEGSGPGRPSGQKPVPSKMAAVVNKSKAISPLVSRGSVPTGHKPQSSRPPPSSLQKKPLEHKKDDRRPATGNIIRKPVVSSKPQIKQQLQKQQLQKQHLQKKKQVDDKSDDDEAINMIRNMFGYNPNRYRNINDDDDSDMEAGFDDIMMEEKRSARIAAKEDEEELKKIEEEERRERMRKAAKKRKLSQR from the exons ATGGCAGAATATGATTTAGAT GAATATGAAGATTATGAAGATGATGTTGGTGAATATGAAGATGAGGGTGGTGAATAtgaggaagaagaggaggaagaggagcGGTTGCCTACACAGGAAGAGATGGAATATCTTGAATTGAGGCAAAAGTTGAAGGAATCTAttaggaagaagatgaagaaggatcCGGGATCTGGCATTGGCAATTCATTGCAGAAGAAGAGTAAAATGCCCTATGACAA TTTTGGATCTTTTTTTGGGCCTTCACAACCAGTTATTGCTCAAAGAGTAATTCAGGAAAGCAAGTCGCTGTTGGAGAATCCACATTTAGCAGAAAGGATTTCAAAAGCTAAGACTGTT CAGAACAAGGGTGGTTCCTCAACTACAGTAGTATCCAAACCTCGACCCAACGGGCAGCAGCCTCAAAGAGTAAACAACATG GCAAGACCAAAAGCAAAAATCCAGATGCTTAAGAATACAAGGGACTACTCATTTCTATTATCCGACGATGCCGAACTTCCGGTTCCTCAAAAGATCCCCCCTAAAAGTGTCCCCCCTCCAAAACCCG AAAATCATTCGTCACAAAGACAATCAACAAATAGTGGTAGAAAAGTAATTAACGGTCATCACGAAGAGAGGAAACCCTTACCTACATCAAGTCAAACGAGACCAAAACCTGGTCAACAAAGTCAGAGACCGAGTACCTCCAATCGGTTGCCTTCTACATCATCAGATTCTAGAAAACAAGTCAGTAGAAACGAAGGAAGTGGACCGGGCCGGCCTTCAGGACAGAAACCCGTACCTTCAAAGATGGCAGCAGTGGTCAACAAGTCAAAGGCGATCTCTCCACTGGTTTCTAGAGGTTCTGTACCTACCGGGCACAAACCTCAATCCTCAAGACCGCCACCTTCATCGCTTCAAAAAAAACCATTGGAACACAAGAAGGATGATAGGAGACCTGCTACGGGAAACATCATCAGAAAGCCTGTGGTTTCTTCTAAGCCCCAG ATAAAGCAACAGTTGCAGAAGCAACAGTTGCAGAAGCAACATTTGCAGAAGAAAAAACAAGTTGATGACAAgagtgatgatgatgaggccATCAATATGATCAGAAATATGTTCGG ATATAATCCCAACAGATACCGTAATATTAATGATGACGACGATAGTGATATGGAGGCTGGTTTTGATGACATTATGATGGAGGAGAAGCGAAG TGCACGGATTGCTGCTAAGGAAGATGAAGAAGAGCTTAAAAaaatagaagaagaagaaaggagggAACGGATGAGAAAGGCGGCTAAGAAACGGAAGCTTAGCCAACGATAG
- the LOC110894626 gene encoding protein SPT2 homolog isoform X1 translates to MAEYDLDEYEDYEDDVGEYEDEGGEYEEEEEEEERLPTQEEMEYLELRQKLKESIRKKMKKDPGSGIGNSLQKKSKMPYDNFGSFFGPSQPVIAQRVIQESKSLLENPHLAERISKAKTVQQNKGGSSTTVVSKPRPNGQQPQRVNNMARPKAKIQMLKNTRDYSFLLSDDAELPVPQKIPPKSVPPPKPENHSSQRQSTNSGRKVINGHHEERKPLPTSSQTRPKPGQQSQRPSTSNRLPSTSSDSRKQVSRNEGSGPGRPSGQKPVPSKMAAVVNKSKAISPLVSRGSVPTGHKPQSSRPPPSSLQKKPLEHKKDDRRPATGNIIRKPVVSSKPQIKQQLQKQQLQKQHLQKKKQVDDKSDDDEAINMIRNMFGYNPNRYRNINDDDDSDMEAGFDDIMMEEKRSARIAAKEDEEELKKIEEEERRERMRKAAKKRKLSQR, encoded by the exons ATGGCAGAATATGATTTAGAT GAATATGAAGATTATGAAGATGATGTTGGTGAATATGAAGATGAGGGTGGTGAATAtgaggaagaagaggaggaagaggagcGGTTGCCTACACAGGAAGAGATGGAATATCTTGAATTGAGGCAAAAGTTGAAGGAATCTAttaggaagaagatgaagaaggatcCGGGATCTGGCATTGGCAATTCATTGCAGAAGAAGAGTAAAATGCCCTATGACAA TTTTGGATCTTTTTTTGGGCCTTCACAACCAGTTATTGCTCAAAGAGTAATTCAGGAAAGCAAGTCGCTGTTGGAGAATCCACATTTAGCAGAAAGGATTTCAAAAGCTAAGACTGTT CAGCAGAACAAGGGTGGTTCCTCAACTACAGTAGTATCCAAACCTCGACCCAACGGGCAGCAGCCTCAAAGAGTAAACAACATG GCAAGACCAAAAGCAAAAATCCAGATGCTTAAGAATACAAGGGACTACTCATTTCTATTATCCGACGATGCCGAACTTCCGGTTCCTCAAAAGATCCCCCCTAAAAGTGTCCCCCCTCCAAAACCCG AAAATCATTCGTCACAAAGACAATCAACAAATAGTGGTAGAAAAGTAATTAACGGTCATCACGAAGAGAGGAAACCCTTACCTACATCAAGTCAAACGAGACCAAAACCTGGTCAACAAAGTCAGAGACCGAGTACCTCCAATCGGTTGCCTTCTACATCATCAGATTCTAGAAAACAAGTCAGTAGAAACGAAGGAAGTGGACCGGGCCGGCCTTCAGGACAGAAACCCGTACCTTCAAAGATGGCAGCAGTGGTCAACAAGTCAAAGGCGATCTCTCCACTGGTTTCTAGAGGTTCTGTACCTACCGGGCACAAACCTCAATCCTCAAGACCGCCACCTTCATCGCTTCAAAAAAAACCATTGGAACACAAGAAGGATGATAGGAGACCTGCTACGGGAAACATCATCAGAAAGCCTGTGGTTTCTTCTAAGCCCCAG ATAAAGCAACAGTTGCAGAAGCAACAGTTGCAGAAGCAACATTTGCAGAAGAAAAAACAAGTTGATGACAAgagtgatgatgatgaggccATCAATATGATCAGAAATATGTTCGG ATATAATCCCAACAGATACCGTAATATTAATGATGACGACGATAGTGATATGGAGGCTGGTTTTGATGACATTATGATGGAGGAGAAGCGAAG TGCACGGATTGCTGCTAAGGAAGATGAAGAAGAGCTTAAAAaaatagaagaagaagaaaggagggAACGGATGAGAAAGGCGGCTAAGAAACGGAAGCTTAGCCAACGATAG
- the LOC110894626 gene encoding protein SPT2 homolog isoform X3, with the protein MAEYDLDEYEDYEDDVGEYEDEGGEYEEEEEEEERLPTQEEMEYLELRQKLKESIRKKMKKDPGSGIGNSLQKKSKMPYDNFGSFFGPSQPVIAQRVIQESKSLLENPHLAERISKAKTVQQNKGGSSTTVVSKPRPNGQQPQRVNNMARPKAKIQMLKNTRDYSFLLSDDAELPVPQKIPPKSVPPPKPENHSSQRQSTNSGRKVINGHHEERKPLPTSSQTRPKPGQQSQRPSTSNRLPSTSSDSRKQVSRNEGSGPGRPSGQKPVPSKMAAVVNKSKAISPLVSRGSVPTGHKPQSSRPPPSSLQKKPLEHKKDDRRPATGNIIRKPVVSSKPQVKQQLQKQHLQKKKQVDDKSDDDEAINMIRNMFGYNPNRYRNINDDDDSDMEAGFDDIMMEEKRSARIAAKEDEEELKKIEEEERRERMRKAAKKRKLSQR; encoded by the exons ATGGCAGAATATGATTTAGAT GAATATGAAGATTATGAAGATGATGTTGGTGAATATGAAGATGAGGGTGGTGAATAtgaggaagaagaggaggaagaggagcGGTTGCCTACACAGGAAGAGATGGAATATCTTGAATTGAGGCAAAAGTTGAAGGAATCTAttaggaagaagatgaagaaggatcCGGGATCTGGCATTGGCAATTCATTGCAGAAGAAGAGTAAAATGCCCTATGACAA TTTTGGATCTTTTTTTGGGCCTTCACAACCAGTTATTGCTCAAAGAGTAATTCAGGAAAGCAAGTCGCTGTTGGAGAATCCACATTTAGCAGAAAGGATTTCAAAAGCTAAGACTGTT CAGCAGAACAAGGGTGGTTCCTCAACTACAGTAGTATCCAAACCTCGACCCAACGGGCAGCAGCCTCAAAGAGTAAACAACATG GCAAGACCAAAAGCAAAAATCCAGATGCTTAAGAATACAAGGGACTACTCATTTCTATTATCCGACGATGCCGAACTTCCGGTTCCTCAAAAGATCCCCCCTAAAAGTGTCCCCCCTCCAAAACCCG AAAATCATTCGTCACAAAGACAATCAACAAATAGTGGTAGAAAAGTAATTAACGGTCATCACGAAGAGAGGAAACCCTTACCTACATCAAGTCAAACGAGACCAAAACCTGGTCAACAAAGTCAGAGACCGAGTACCTCCAATCGGTTGCCTTCTACATCATCAGATTCTAGAAAACAAGTCAGTAGAAACGAAGGAAGTGGACCGGGCCGGCCTTCAGGACAGAAACCCGTACCTTCAAAGATGGCAGCAGTGGTCAACAAGTCAAAGGCGATCTCTCCACTGGTTTCTAGAGGTTCTGTACCTACCGGGCACAAACCTCAATCCTCAAGACCGCCACCTTCATCGCTTCAAAAAAAACCATTGGAACACAAGAAGGATGATAGGAGACCTGCTACGGGAAACATCATCAGAAAGCCTGTGGTTTCTTCTAAGCCCCAGGTA AAGCAACAGTTGCAGAAGCAACATTTGCAGAAGAAAAAACAAGTTGATGACAAgagtgatgatgatgaggccATCAATATGATCAGAAATATGTTCGG ATATAATCCCAACAGATACCGTAATATTAATGATGACGACGATAGTGATATGGAGGCTGGTTTTGATGACATTATGATGGAGGAGAAGCGAAG TGCACGGATTGCTGCTAAGGAAGATGAAGAAGAGCTTAAAAaaatagaagaagaagaaaggagggAACGGATGAGAAAGGCGGCTAAGAAACGGAAGCTTAGCCAACGATAG